The Corylus avellana chromosome ca11, CavTom2PMs-1.0 genome contains the following window.
TGTCGACGCAGGACATCGACAATGAGAAAATAGAGAATCTGCCATAGGGTATATGCAATTAACGGAACCACAAACAGCCATGTCCAAAGATAGGATTTGTCTTCTACATACGGCCAAGAAACTCTGCCAGAAGTTCCTTCCGGGTGCATGGCTGCAAAGGTTGATGGATCCCACCATCGAATGGTAAAGAAAACTATacctgaaaagaaaaacattgcATTAGGTATCTTAGTACTTACTAATAAACACCGCAAGGGATGTACTATACATCATAAACTTTGCCTATCTTTTGGAGGAACCCAGTAGACTAGCTGTAGCTGTATTTGGttgtcattttttctttttccgcAATAAAATCATTAGACCATCATTGTTTAAAGGTACCATATAAAGAAGGCCACCTAAACAAAGAAGGTTCAGCTTACCGGGTAAAAGATGTATAAGGACACTAACAAGTTTGTCAAGAGAACTGAAAACCAAGCTACAGCGCCAAACAATCAATGCCCATGCTAACGGCCCCTGCAGTACTATCCAAATGAGATAAAAAGTGGACAAGTAAATCATTTTCCCATAAAGGTGCAGAGACCCCTGGACTACTCGCTCACCTCAGCAAATGAGAAACAAACCAGAAAAAGCTTTTCATTCCTTGGATACAAAAGAAGGTCGACCAAGAAGATTGTATTGGCATAGTAGCAAAAATCCTGAGACACAAGAAAAATTATGTAACTTTCTTAGGGTACTTCAATAATGAAATTTGTATGCATGTGTGTACAGCAGTCTCAAATTTTGAGATCTTAAAGAGTATATAAGATGATCTGTAGAAGCTTTGGATTAAAGGGGGCAAAGATAAAATTATGAAGAGGCTAACTAATGTAAAACGGACATACATAGAGACTTGGAAATTCCGCTACACCAAAATCTTTATTCAAACTCCCCTCACAAATTACTCTCCTATTTCCTATCCTCTTTCTATCTTCTTATATGGTTTCCAGTTCTACTATGAAGTTAAGAAACAATACAAACGatgggaaaatgaaagaaaagaaaaatcaaactcaGTTATTTCTgcatattttttgttaaatgttaCGCCAAGAATTCTTTTCCCAGTAACTCAACCCGAATCTTTGTTGATCTTCTCATCACCTTTGCAACAGACCTTCAATTTGAACTACGTACAAATCATGGGTGCAATATCATGATTTCACACAAATATATCACTTTACTTTAAATTATTCTAGTAACAATATGATCGAACTATGACACcaccaaaactcaaaattccaTTGCCGAAAGAGCCAATTAAGCTTTACAAATCAATAAATACATGAATACATACACTTAAGCAATACAAGAAATTCTTCAGAGATGGTAAAGCTTACCAAAAGATAGTAATGCCATTTCTTGAACCGATAGTATATCCACCGGAGAGGAACAAAGATAACATAAAACAAGCAATATACGTAGCGAATATCTTGGGGTCCTGATGAAGAAGATTTAAAGAACagaccaaaaaaatcaaaataaggtTTTCAACAGCAATAGTAGTAGTGCATTCTATCAATCAAACAGCTATACTCACTCGCTCCCAATAGAAAGCAAAACCCGCCAAAACTGAGAACTCCCATAAGATGAGTAACCTAGATATCAAAATCCAATCCAAATATTAACACCCAAAAATGATTAAACGTGGTTTATTTACATCGCAACATCAATGAATCAACCCCATCAAATTAATTATCTTAGAAACGGAGAGGCCACCTTGTTAATGAACCTTTCGTGTTCCTCGGCCTGTTTGGCAATCTTAACGGCCTGTTTGGACAGGATCTCCTTGGTTTGAGCCACtttctacaaaacaaaacagacCCAGATCgcaaaaaccaataaaaaacaCAACCCACGATTCAAAACCAGTAGATTTCACAGATTTACCAATTACCTTAGACCGATCCTTAACCCTCTGATTCAACTTCTGAAACGAATCCCCATTCATGTCCTCCACAGGCTCTTCGCCGCTCGACATTTTTGCTATGCAAAAACCGTATCacagagacacagagagagaaagaaggttGTGCTCTGGTCTATTATATGGAGCAGAGCCTTGATGGGAAAGAGAAAAAGCTATGCTCTTCCACGGATAAAAGATCTCTTTAAACAGTGTTAATTATATACACTTCTAATACTGCCGTCGGTCGAGAGAGAATTATATACATTTATGGAATAGGATTCTCTACGGGCCATTTTGCATTCGAGAGTTTATGGCTAGAAATACCTACAAATAGACACATgtttactaacaaaaaaaaataataaaaaaatattattttatattaaaaaaatatataataaaataataaaagatggTTGGCCACCCTCATCGGAGGCGGGGTGGCTCTTGGGGGTGGACCGGCCACTTTCAATGGCCAAacgaattttattttatttttatgaatttttttaaaaaaaaaacaaaaatttggcccttgggggtggtgcCATGGGTCTAGGATGGCTAAAGCCACCCCAGCCCCAGCCCTAACTAGGGTGGTCCAGAAA
Protein-coding sequences here:
- the LOC132165600 gene encoding glycerophosphocholine acyltransferase 1, giving the protein MSSGEEPVEDMNGDSFQKLNQRVKDRSKKVAQTKEILSKQAVKIAKQAEEHERFINKVTHLMGVLSFGGFCFLLGARPQDIRYVYCLFYVIFVPLRWIYYRFKKWHYYLLDFCYYANTIFLVDLLLYPRNEKLFLVCFSFAEGPLAWALIVWRCSLVFSSLDKLVSVLIHLLPGIVFFTIRWWDPSTFAAMHPEGTSGRVSWPYVEDKSYLWTWLFVVPLIAYTLWQILYFLIVDVLRRQRLLRDPEVMTSYRELSKKAQKANNLWWRLSGLLGDQNRLFMYIVLQAIFTVATMALAVPIFLSYRLHMIFQILKVSASVWYGGSFLLEVMPRQVILKEQKKSEMHPTQQHDQSSNVTENTIKTSNSTETNQS